One genomic segment of Candidatus Methylomirabilota bacterium includes these proteins:
- the flgC gene encoding flagellar basal body rod protein FlgC, whose product MFASIEINATALAAQRIRMNLIAENLANTEVTRTPAGGPYRRKGVVLGTRGPSSFEGLLNTAADPGGVEVLRIVESHAPPNLVYNPSHPDAGPAGYVAMPNINPVMEMVDLMSASRAYEANISAIQIAKSLMTKTLEIGR is encoded by the coding sequence ATGTTTGCATCGATAGAGATCAATGCGACCGCACTGGCGGCCCAGCGGATCCGAATGAACCTTATTGCCGAGAACCTCGCCAATACCGAGGTGACGCGTACCCCGGCCGGCGGACCGTACCGCCGTAAGGGGGTCGTCCTCGGGACGCGCGGACCGTCAAGCTTTGAAGGGCTCTTGAACACCGCCGCCGATCCCGGCGGGGTCGAGGTGTTGAGGATCGTTGAGAGCCACGCGCCGCCTAACCTGGTCTACAATCCGTCGCATCCTGATGCCGGCCCTGCCGGGTATGTCGCGATGCCGAATATCAACCCGGTGATGGAGATGGTCGACCTGATGTCGGCCTCCCGCGCCTATGAGGCGAATATCTCGGCGATTCAGATTGCGAAGAGCCTGATGACGAAGACGTTGGAGATCGGGCGTTGA
- the fliE gene encoding flagellar hook-basal body complex protein FliE, which produces MASHPIVAIGPSREVTVSPGRKVEGGADGSFAGLLQEAVAQTSRLQHEADTLADQVARGQSGDLAATMIAIEKAQISFQLMLQVRNKVVEAYQEIMRMPV; this is translated from the coding sequence ATGGCGAGTCATCCGATCGTAGCGATAGGGCCGAGTCGCGAGGTCACCGTTTCGCCTGGGAGAAAGGTCGAGGGCGGCGCTGACGGCTCCTTTGCCGGCCTCCTGCAAGAGGCCGTTGCGCAGACCAGTCGGTTGCAGCACGAGGCCGACACCCTCGCCGACCAGGTGGCCAGGGGGCAGTCGGGTGATCTGGCCGCCACCATGATCGCCATCGAAAAGGCTCAGATCTCATTCCAACTCATGCTCCAGGTCCGGAATAAGGTGGTTGAGGCGTACCAGGAGATCATGCGGATGCCGGTGTAA
- the flgB gene encoding flagellar basal body rod protein FlgB translates to MRLLFDETSHLLSEMIRAASLRHQVLARNIANIDTPGYRPMEVDFSEALRLASEAGESPATVVRAVVTTDRSVGAGRYDGNAVDLDRQMAKMAENALWHNAMIQILNSRMNLLRTAIRGG, encoded by the coding sequence ATGCGACTGCTGTTTGACGAGACCTCACATCTGCTCAGCGAGATGATTCGAGCCGCATCGTTGCGGCATCAGGTGCTCGCTCGCAATATCGCGAATATCGATACCCCGGGCTATCGTCCGATGGAGGTCGACTTCAGCGAGGCGCTCAGGCTTGCATCCGAGGCGGGCGAGTCCCCCGCCACGGTCGTCCGGGCCGTTGTGACGACCGACCGATCCGTCGGTGCGGGACGATATGACGGCAACGCGGTGGACCTGGATCGGCAGATGGCGAAGATGGCAGAGAACGCGCTTTGGCATAATGCCATGATTCAGATCCTGAACTCGCGGATGAATCTGCTGCGAACCGCCATTCGGGGCGGATAA
- a CDS encoding two-component system response regulator, whose translation MRVLIVDDSATMRRIIRNNLKFAGHDDAVEAGNGAEGLACLAGGSVGLIITDWNMPEMNGIEFVKAVRSNDQFKYLPVLMITTVAEREDIMTALAAGVTNYIVKPFDAETLKKKLDEILAAA comes from the coding sequence ATGAGAGTATTGATTGTGGACGACTCGGCAACGATGCGACGGATCATCCGGAACAACCTCAAGTTCGCCGGACACGACGACGCGGTCGAGGCTGGAAACGGGGCGGAGGGCCTGGCCTGTCTGGCTGGCGGCTCAGTCGGCCTGATCATCACCGACTGGAACATGCCGGAGATGAACGGCATCGAGTTCGTCAAGGCTGTTCGTTCGAACGATCAGTTCAAATATTTGCCGGTTCTGATGATCACGACCGTGGCGGAGCGAGAAGATATCATGACCGCACTGGCAGCGGGGGTAACCAATTATATCGTCAAACCGTTTGATGCCGAGACGCTTAAGAAGAAGCTTGACGAGATCCTGGCTGCCGCGTGA
- a CDS encoding sigma-54-dependent Fis family transcriptional regulator, whose protein sequence is MKPRVLVVDDEPLIRTALSETIRRKGCESIVACDGEDGLLQFRRSPASLVFADVRMPRMDGLEFLKQIRMAGCPPRVVLITAYGSVETAVQAMKEGAYDFLMKPFSVKRVEEILERALTSEEPHPTDESTSAIVSRNPKILNLLGTIRRVADDAASILIQGESGTGKELFARQAHLWSKRRQGPFVAVNCAAIPESLLESELFGYERGAFTGAVTRRVGKFEAADGGTLLLDEISEMPAVLQAKLLRALQERTIDRVGGSRPVEIDIRVVATTNRDLKEEIRCGRFRPDLYYRLAVVPILLPPLRERKGDISLLARHFVMRYAGGAGSPVQEISPAAIKRLEEWSWPGNVRELESCIHRSILLCDCARLEPSDLILETLIEPATNDQIQEATGGSFRAMEKQLILDTLAKVGGNRMKAAEILGVSVRTIRNKLRDYREAGKILPMADREVAASSGPVRGTR, encoded by the coding sequence ATGAAGCCTCGTGTGCTGGTGGTGGATGATGAGCCGCTGATACGAACGGCCCTGTCGGAGACGATCCGGCGAAAGGGGTGTGAAAGTATTGTGGCCTGCGATGGTGAGGATGGACTGCTCCAGTTCAGGCGATCCCCCGCCTCCCTGGTGTTTGCGGACGTCCGAATGCCCAGGATGGATGGACTTGAATTCCTGAAGCAGATCAGGATGGCAGGGTGTCCGCCGCGTGTGGTCCTGATTACGGCATACGGGTCGGTGGAGACGGCGGTGCAGGCCATGAAGGAGGGAGCCTACGACTTCCTGATGAAGCCGTTTTCGGTGAAGCGGGTCGAAGAGATTCTGGAGCGGGCCCTGACGTCGGAGGAGCCTCATCCGACCGACGAATCAACCTCTGCCATCGTCAGTCGCAACCCTAAGATCCTCAATCTGCTTGGGACCATCAGACGGGTGGCGGACGACGCGGCCTCTATCCTCATTCAGGGCGAGAGCGGGACGGGGAAGGAGCTGTTTGCCCGTCAGGCGCACCTGTGGAGCAAAAGGCGCCAGGGACCCTTCGTGGCGGTCAACTGCGCGGCGATTCCGGAGTCATTACTGGAAAGCGAGCTGTTCGGCTATGAGCGAGGCGCCTTCACGGGGGCCGTCACCCGTCGCGTCGGGAAGTTTGAGGCGGCAGACGGCGGCACCCTGCTGCTGGACGAGATCAGTGAGATGCCGGCGGTGTTGCAAGCCAAGCTGCTACGGGCCCTGCAGGAGCGGACGATCGATCGGGTCGGCGGGTCGCGGCCGGTCGAGATCGACATTCGCGTTGTGGCGACCACGAATCGGGATCTGAAAGAAGAGATCCGTTGTGGACGTTTTCGCCCAGATCTGTACTACCGCCTGGCGGTCGTTCCGATCTTGCTGCCTCCGCTGCGTGAGCGAAAGGGGGACATCTCGCTGCTGGCGCGACATTTCGTCATGCGGTACGCCGGGGGGGCGGGCAGCCCGGTGCAGGAGATCTCGCCGGCGGCCATCAAGCGACTGGAGGAGTGGTCGTGGCCAGGAAACGTCCGGGAGTTGGAGAGTTGTATCCATCGGTCGATCCTGCTGTGCGATTGCGCCCGCCTTGAGCCGTCGGATCTGATTCTGGAAACGCTGATTGAACCGGCAACCAACGATCAGATTCAGGAGGCGACCGGCGGCTCGTTCCGGGCCATGGAAAAGCAACTGATCCTGGACACCCTGGCGAAGGTTGGCGGCAATCGGATGAAGGCGGCGGAGATTCTCGGTGTCAGCGTCCGAACCATTCGAAACAAACTGAGGGACTATCGTGAGGCCGGGAAAATTTTGCCCATGGCGGATCGTGAAGTTGCCGCCTCTTCGGGTCCGGTTCGCGGAACCCGCTGA